Proteins found in one Eretmochelys imbricata isolate rEreImb1 chromosome 9, rEreImb1.hap1, whole genome shotgun sequence genomic segment:
- the LOC144270334 gene encoding uncharacterized protein LOC144270334 isoform X1, translating to MEYQRKKKLTNFTIGLLFLSGGIEYAVILPTIWAYLQTLHAEPYFLGLGISAFSLTGLLAGPLFGHWSDRSQRTKAIILFANVFEIMGNFMYFMGISKWLLLGSRLVAGVGTGAGASIFGYLTRSTTSQERAKVFAAVMACRQVGLLIGPACNLFLRLCNFRLGPFEVNKFTSPGLFMCLLWILLQFVVAVMYYDLQPVPHLPLAAQQEEEREPLVQHGAGQDEPAEHRGYGGTGQRTPPEGDESRYVPNGHLAEEEGRVKEKSPFQNFSAMREYLREEVVVLLTAQFITLFNQTALETMVTPITQRYLSFGELENSIMYFLCGIEVICGFFLVRCLSSRLPDRVVLVLGLVICNVACVWCLLFLARPQGAGAALRGCLPGLALLQGHSRENTRVQPGPAAVSGGSRHHSGAPVGWRPDRKPLHHAGGDDGPAEPADGHGRTLILLPGGAAPGLRARTVPGGAALVTSRPSAALRGIARFKATKVRASEPLGSGCLLCPGGQTVLGQVHQPAWKSQGEASSSCWRDSAVLLLGAGGCSELFYCRGICTGCFMRETFYRERFDPQRSAEPRQGTREPAEEHSTLPAWALVSLSSRKQTPYQGFTRNVKNLLVAKIWGETKEIPQ from the exons CGGTGATTCTGCCCACGATCTGGGCCTACTTGCAGACGCTCCATGCTGAGCCGTACTTCCTGGGCCTGGGCATCTCTGCCTTCAGCCTCACCGGCCTGCTTGCGGGGCCCCTCTTCGGGCACTGGTCTGATCGGAGCCAGCGCACCAAAGCCATCATCCTCTTTGCCAACGTGTTTGAGATAATGG GGAATTTCATGTACTTTATGGGCATCTCCAAGTGGCTCCTCCTGGGCAGCCGGCTGGTGGCAG GTGTTGGGACGGGAGCGGGTGCCTCCATCTTTGGCTATCTCACCCGCTCCACCACCTCACAGGAGCGCGCCAAGGTGTTTGCTGCAGTGATGGCATGCCGGCAGGTTGGGCTGCTGATTG GACCCGCCTGTAACCTCTTCCTGCGGCTCTGTAACTTCCGGCTGGGGCCCTTTGAGGTCAACAAATTCACCTCCCCGGGG CTCTTCATGTGCCTGCTCTGGATCCTGCTCCAGTTTGTCGTTGCGGTGATGTACTACGACCTGCAGCCCGTGCCCCACCTGCCGCTGGcagcgcagcaggaggaggagcggGAGCCCTTGGTGCAGCATGGCGCTGGCCAGGACGAGCCCGCTGAGCACCGGGGCTATGGCGGCACTGGCCAGAGGACGCCCCCCGAGGGAGACGAGTCCCGCTACGTGCCCAACGGGCACCTGGCCGAGGAGGAGGGCAGAGTAAAGGAGAAGAGCCCGTTTCAGAACTTCAGCGCCATGCGAG AGTACCTGCGGGAGGAAGTGGTGGTTCTGCTCACTGCCCAGTTCATCACCCTGTTCAACCAAACGGCCCTGGAG ACCATGGTGACTCCCATCACCCAGCGCTACCTGAGCTTCGGGGAGCTTGAGAACAGCATCATGTACTTCCTGTGCGGCATCGAG gtgaTCTGCGGCTTCTTCCTGGTTCGTTGCCTCAGCAGCCGCCTCCCCGACCGCGTGGTCCTGGTGCTCGGGCTGGTCATCTGCAACGTGGCTTGTGTCTGGTGCCTGCTCTTCCTGGCACGGCCCCAAG gtgctggggctgcCCTTCGTGGCTGTCTCCCAGGTCTCGCTCTTCTccaaggtcacagcagagagaaCACAAG GGTTCAGCCAGGGCCTGCGGCGGTCAGTGGGGGGAGTCGCCACCATTCTGGGGCCCCTGTGGGCTGGAGGCCTGACCGAAAACCTCTACATCATGCTGGGGGTGATGATGGGCCTGCTGAGCCTGCTGATG GTCATGGTCGGACTCTCATACTCTTACCTGGTGGAGCCGCCCCGGGGCTACGTGCCAGGACCGTCCCAGGAGGAGCGGCGCTCGTGACCTCCCGCCCCTCTGCCGCACTCCGAGGCATTGCACGGTTCAAAGCCACCAAGGTGAGAGCGTCAGAGCCCCTGGGCTCGGGGTGCCTCCTCTGCCCCGGTGGCCAAACCGTCCTGGGTCAAGTGCACCAACCCGCCTGGAAGAGCCAGGGTGaggccagcagctcctgctggagGGACAGTGCAGTCCTGCTGCTTGGCGCTGGGGGGTGCTCTGAGCTGTTTTACTGCCGGGGAATCTGCACAGGATGTTTTATGAGGGAGACATTTTACAGAGAGCGGTTTGACCCTCAGAGGTCTGCAGAGCCACGGCAAGGTACCAGGGAACCCGCAGAAGAGCATTCGAccctcccagcctgggctctcGTCAGTTTGTCCAGTAGGAAACAAACACCTTACCAGGGTTTCACACGTAATGTAAAAAATCTCTTGGTGGCAAAAATatggggggaaacaaaggaaatTCCCCAATAA
- the LOC144270334 gene encoding major facilitator superfamily domain-containing protein 8-like isoform X2 — MEYQRKKKLTNFTIGLLFLSGGIEYAVILPTIWAYLQTLHAEPYFLGLGISAFSLTGLLAGPLFGHWSDRSQRTKAIILFANVFEIMGNFMYFMGISKWLLLGSRLVAGVGTGAGASIFGYLTRSTTSQERAKVFAAVMACRQVGLLIGPACNLFLRLCNFRLGPFEVNKFTSPGLFMCLLWILLQFVVAVMYYDLQPVPHLPLAAQQEEEREPLVQHGAGQDEPAEHRGYGGTGQRTPPEGDESRYVPNGHLAEEEGRVKEKSPFQNFSAMREYLREEVVVLLTAQFITLFNQTALETMVTPITQRYLSFGELENSIMYFLCGIEVICGFFLVRCLSSRLPDRVVLVLGLVICNVACVWCLLFLARPQGSFPILLSELVVGVFLQVLGLPFVAVSQVSLFSKVTAERTQGFSQGLRRSVGGVATILGPLWAGGLTENLYIMLGVMMGLLSLLMVMVGLSYSYLVEPPRGYVPGPSQEERRS, encoded by the exons CGGTGATTCTGCCCACGATCTGGGCCTACTTGCAGACGCTCCATGCTGAGCCGTACTTCCTGGGCCTGGGCATCTCTGCCTTCAGCCTCACCGGCCTGCTTGCGGGGCCCCTCTTCGGGCACTGGTCTGATCGGAGCCAGCGCACCAAAGCCATCATCCTCTTTGCCAACGTGTTTGAGATAATGG GGAATTTCATGTACTTTATGGGCATCTCCAAGTGGCTCCTCCTGGGCAGCCGGCTGGTGGCAG GTGTTGGGACGGGAGCGGGTGCCTCCATCTTTGGCTATCTCACCCGCTCCACCACCTCACAGGAGCGCGCCAAGGTGTTTGCTGCAGTGATGGCATGCCGGCAGGTTGGGCTGCTGATTG GACCCGCCTGTAACCTCTTCCTGCGGCTCTGTAACTTCCGGCTGGGGCCCTTTGAGGTCAACAAATTCACCTCCCCGGGG CTCTTCATGTGCCTGCTCTGGATCCTGCTCCAGTTTGTCGTTGCGGTGATGTACTACGACCTGCAGCCCGTGCCCCACCTGCCGCTGGcagcgcagcaggaggaggagcggGAGCCCTTGGTGCAGCATGGCGCTGGCCAGGACGAGCCCGCTGAGCACCGGGGCTATGGCGGCACTGGCCAGAGGACGCCCCCCGAGGGAGACGAGTCCCGCTACGTGCCCAACGGGCACCTGGCCGAGGAGGAGGGCAGAGTAAAGGAGAAGAGCCCGTTTCAGAACTTCAGCGCCATGCGAG AGTACCTGCGGGAGGAAGTGGTGGTTCTGCTCACTGCCCAGTTCATCACCCTGTTCAACCAAACGGCCCTGGAG ACCATGGTGACTCCCATCACCCAGCGCTACCTGAGCTTCGGGGAGCTTGAGAACAGCATCATGTACTTCCTGTGCGGCATCGAG gtgaTCTGCGGCTTCTTCCTGGTTCGTTGCCTCAGCAGCCGCCTCCCCGACCGCGTGGTCCTGGTGCTCGGGCTGGTCATCTGCAACGTGGCTTGTGTCTGGTGCCTGCTCTTCCTGGCACGGCCCCAAG GAAGCTTTCCCATCCTGCTGTCTGAGCTGGTGGTCGGCGTGTTCctgcaggtgctggggctgcCCTTCGTGGCTGTCTCCCAGGTCTCGCTCTTCTccaaggtcacagcagagagaaCACAAG GGTTCAGCCAGGGCCTGCGGCGGTCAGTGGGGGGAGTCGCCACCATTCTGGGGCCCCTGTGGGCTGGAGGCCTGACCGAAAACCTCTACATCATGCTGGGGGTGATGATGGGCCTGCTGAGCCTGCTGATG GTCATGGTCGGACTCTCATACTCTTACCTGGTGGAGCCGCCCCGGGGCTACGTGCCAGGACCGTCCCAGGAGGAGCGGCGCTCGTGA